In the genome of Burkholderia sp. PAMC 26561, the window TCGCCCTTGCGATCCGCGACCACGGGCGCGAGGATCATCAGCTTGGTTTCCTCGGGCATGGCGAGCGCGGCATCGACCATTTGCGACACGCTTTGCGCTTCCAGCGGGATGTGGTGATCCGGACAGTGCGGCGTACCGACGCGGGCAAACAGCAGCCGGAGGTAGTCGTGAATCTCGGTGACCGTGCCGACGGTCGAGCGCGGATTGTGCGAAGTCGCCTTCTGTTCGATCGAAATTGCCGGCGACAACCCTTCGATCAGATCGACATCCGGCTTTTCCATCAGTTGCAGGAACTGGCGCGCGTACGCCGACAGGCTTTCCACGTAACGGCGCTGGCCTTCCGCGTAGAGCGTGTCGAAGGCGAGCGACGATTTCCCCGAACCCGACAAGCCCGTAATCACGATCAGCTTGTGACGCGGCAAGTCGAGACTGATGTTTTTGAGATTGTGGGTACGAGCCCCACGAATACGAATTTCTTCCATGAATCCGGGCGGAAAGTAAGGGGGCTAAACCTGCTACTATAACGACTTTTGTGCGACACGCACGCTCGTGTCCGTCAGCCCTACGTCATGGGCATCGACCGTCGAATATCAGTTGGGATCTCGGTCCTGGCTGCGCTATCGACCATTTGTTGGCACCTTGAGGCCAACGCTTTGTAGTGAAGCGAAACCCGGTAGGGCATTTTAGGGTTTCGCCATAGGCGATTCCTTGTATGCCGTCTGTACCGGGAATCGCATTGCATGTGTCTGATTACCATCAGGCACCGTGTTGTCGGCGGCTTCATCCATGCCGACAAGGCGGATGTGGTTTGCAATTCCTGCGCCGATAGGCAACGGATTCGCTAGGCGATACGAGCGAAAGCTCGGTGTGTCATTGTTCGATTCGCTTTGCTGTTCGAAGGCGAATAGTGAACCTGCTATACGACTAGCAGTAGCCTAGGAAGACATGCGTCACTGGTAACGGTGAGGTCTGAAGCTCTTCCGACAATGTAGCCCCCGGACGTTCGGGCAGATGCACATCGTGAGATGTTCATCTGGAGGCTCCTAGCAGCGAAGGGGTCGAGGAGCTAGGCTGGCTGATACGGTTAATGTAAGTGAACTGCTGATAAACCCCGTGATTATAGCGGTGCCTAAGCTGCTGCGTGGCATCAACCAAAAATGGTGTGCAGTCGGTTAACTCGTTGGAAGTTCGAGTTACGTCGTTGTTGGACTGCCGGGGGAGAGGTGGAACCTAAGTCAGTCGTGTGACATGCCGGGAACGTGGTAAGCCCGTATGGTTGCCAGTGCGGTTTGACTGGCAGGCGAACCGTAAGGAACGCTGTTGATTATGCGGGTATGGGAGGACGGAAAAAGCGAACGTCGGGCTGTAATGGTCCGGATAGGAGTTGAGACATTACTCCACGCGAAAGCGGGCAGACTTCCGTCTGGTCTACCGTCGCAAGACGGCTGACTACCCTCTGTGTCTTGGTTAGGTACGGGTGCATGCGCCCGTACTGAGGTGTTTGTTGTTCCCCAGCGGGGTGTATCTACCCCGCTGGGGGAGATGCGCCTTCTGCTCGGGACTTTTCCAAGTAGGAGAGCAGCATGAAAGTATCTGGTCGAAAGGCCGGATCTGCGCTTTCCCACGCGCCGGACGATTGGTACGCCGTAGATTGGCGTCGGGTTGAACGAAACGTGAGAGGGATGCAGATTCGAATTGCGAAGGCGACGCGGGAAGGCAAATGGCGCAGGGTCAAAGCCTTGCAACGGATGTTGACCCGCACGTTGTCCGCCAAGTTGCATGCGGTACGACGTGTTACGCAGAACCAAGGTGCGCGAACGGCTGGAGTCGATCGTGAACTATGGGATTCGCCTGAAAGTCGACGGCTTGCTGTCGATCGGTTGAAGCGGCATGGATACAGGCCTCTGCCTTTAAGGAGGGTCTTTATCCCCAAGGCCAATGGGAAGGAGCGCCCTCTGGGCATTCCGACCATGCATGACAGAGCGATGCAAGCTCTGTACTTGCTGGCCTTGGAGCCAGTGGCAGAGTCCACGAGCGACCCGAACTCATATGGGTTCAGGAGTCATCGCTCAACGGCCGATGCCATGTCCCAGATTTTTGTTTCCATGTCTCAGAAGGGCTCAGCCCGATGGGTCCTGGAAGCGGATATCAAGGGGTGCTTTGACCACATCAACCATGACTGGTTGGAACGCAATGTCCCAATGGACACGGCGATTCTCCGGAAGTGGTTGAAGGCTGGCCTGGTTTATCAAGGTCAGTTGCAGGCGACGACGGCCGGTACGCCGCAGGGGGGCATCATTTCCCCGACGTTGGCCAATGTGACGTTGAACGGGTTGGAGCGTGAACTGATTGAGCACCTCGGTGCTAAATTCGGGATCGCGAAAACCAAGAAGCTCAAGATTCATGTGGTGCGGTACGCGGACGACTTCGTCATAACCGGTGACTCGCAAGAGGTACTAGTTGACGAAGTCAGGCCTTGGATAGAAGCCTTCCTCGCGGTTAGGGGTTTGCAACTATCCGAGGAGAAAACGCGGATCACCCATATAGATCATGGCTTTGATTTCCTTGGGTGGAATTTTCGGAAGTACTCGGGAAAGCTGCTCATCAAACCGAGCAAGAAAAACGCACAAGCGTTCTATCGCAAGGTGGCGGATACGATCAGCGGTAACAAGACGGTAAAACAGGCGGATCTGATCCGCCTGTTGAATCCGATGCTTCGGGGCTGGGCGCAGTACCACAGTCCCGTGGTAGCCAAGCAAGCGTACAGTCGCATGGAGCATTTGGTGTTTCAAAGGCTCTGGCGATGGTCAAAGCGGCGGCATCCGCAGAAGAGCGCCGATTGGGTGAGAAAGAAGTACTTTCATTCCGTCGGCGACCGTCACTGGGTGTTCGCTGTTCCTGTAGTAAAGCGGGACGGCAGTAAGGGGTTGCTTGAGCTGTACCAGATCAGCGGCACAGTGATCAAGCGGCATCTAAAGATCAAAGGGGATTTTCATCCTTTTGACCCTAAGTGGGAGCAGTACGGCGAGAAACTGCGGCAGGATCGCATGTGGGAGTTGATGCGTTATCGCAAGCAGTGGGCAACGCTGTACATGTCACAGGGCGGGCTGTGTGCGCACTGTGGCACGGCGCTGACGGACGAAACGGGTTGGCACGATCATCATCTAGAGTATCGGATGCATGGTGGCAAAGACACGCTGTCCAACAGAGTTTTGCTTCACCCGCACTGCCACCAGCAGGTGCACGCTGGTAAGATTGCGGTAACTAAGCCGGTTCTGTCATAAACGCGGAGCTTCGTTTGTAGGCTTGAGCTGTATGCGGGGAAACTCGCACGTACAGTTCTTAGGGGGCCCTTCATCCATAAGGATGGAGGGCTACCCTACCGAGGGCGCGTTGCCCGCGCTCATCGGCGTCAATCAAGCGTGCGGCGGGCTTTTCATGACCTTCACGCAGGGCCGGAATGCGGTTCCGAAGCACGTTCTGAAGCATAAATTTCCGCCTCGGCCGTCTGTCTCATATAGTGCCGATCCGGGCAACCACAAGGCGACCGCCCGGTTTGCGCGAGCCGCGCACACCGCCTGACGCGTTTCCACATTACCTCGTCCGATGTCCAATCCGTCTGTTACGTCCACACGTCTGAGCGCGCCCGAGTTGCGTGCGACCGTGTCGCTTGCCGCGATCTTCGCGCTGCGAATGCTTGGTCTCTTCATGATCATGCCGGTGTTTTCCATCTACGCGAAAACGATTCCCGGCGGCGACAATGTGCTGCTCGTCGGCATTGCGCTCGGCGCTTACGGCGTCACGCAATCGCTGCTTTATATTTTCTACGGCTGGGTCTCCGACAAGCTGGGGCGCAAGCCGGTCATCGCGTTCGGGCTGATCGTCTTCGCCATCGGCAGCTTCGTGGCGGCGGTCGGGCATTCCATGACGTGGATCATCGTCGGGCGTGTGATTCAGGGCATGGGCGCGGTTTCGTCGGCGGTGATTGCGTTCATCGCGGATCTGACTACAGAGGAAAACCGCACGAAAGCCATGGCGATGGTCGGCGCGAGCATCGGCGTCTCGTTCGCGGTTGCCATTGTCGGCGCGCCGATCGTGTTCCAGTGGGTCGGCATGAGCGGCCTGTTCACGCTGATCGGCTTTTTATCGATACTCGCCGTGGGCGTGGTGATCTGGGTGGTCCCGGACGCGCCCAAGCCGCCCGTGCATGTAAAAGCGCCGTTCGCCGAAGTGCTGCACAACGTGGAATTGCTGCGCCTGAACTTCGGTGTGCTCGTCCTGCACGCCACGCAAACCGCGCTGTTCCTGGTCGTGCCGCGCATCCTGGAAGCAGGCGGTCTGCCGGTCGCGGCGCACTGGAAAGTCTATTTGCCGGTCATGGGCCTCGCGTTCGTGCTGATGGTGCCGGCAATCATTGCCGCCGAAAAACGCGGAAAAATGAAAGCGGTGATGCTCGGCGCCATTTTGCTTATCCTGATTGGCCAGTTGTTACTCGGCGCCGCTCCGCATACTCTGTGGTCAGTGGCCGCGATCTTGTTCATCTACTTCCTGGGTTTCAATGTGCTGGAGGCGTCGCAACCGTCGCTCGTCTCCAAACTTGCGCCCGGCACGAGAAAGGGTGCGGCGGCCGGCGTGTACAACACCACGCAGTCGATCGGCCTGGCAATCGGCGGGGTGATCGGCGGATGGCTGCTGAAAGTGGATGGCCAGAGCGCTGTGTTTTTCGCGTGCTCGGGGCTGGTGCTGGCCTGGCTGATCGTGGCGACGAACATGAAGCCGCCGCCGCAGAAGATCCGGCGCACGGCGTAGTGAATCAGGTCCGCGCGACATCGAATTGAATCGTATTGAACTGAATTGAATCAACAGGAGAAATCATGGCATCCGTCAACAAGGTCATTCTGGTGGGAAATCTGGGCGCTGATCCGGAAACCCGGTATCTGCCGAGCGGCGACGCCGTGGCCAACGTCCGTCTTGCGACGACTGACCGCTACAAGGACAAGGCATCCGGCGAAATGAAGGAAGCCACGGAATGGCATCGCGTGACCTTCTTCGGCCGGCTGGCCGAGATCGTCAACGAGTACCTGAAGAAGGGCTCGTCCATTTACGTCGAAGGCCGTATTCGTACGCGCAAGTACACCGATCAGGCGGGCGTGGAGAAGTACGCAACGGAAATCGTCGCGGAACAAATGCAGATGCTGGGTGGACGTGGCGGTGCGGGCGGCGGCGGAGGCGGCGATGAAGGCGGTTACAGCAGCCGCGCGCCTGCTGAGCGCAGCGGCGGCGGTGCGAGCCGTGGAGGCGCGCCGTCGGGCGGCCGTCCGGCAGCAGGAGGAGGCGCTGGTGGCGCAAGCCGTCCGAGCGCGCCGGCCGGCGGCGGTTTCGACGAAATGGACGACGATATTCCCTTCTAGGGTCGCCTGAACAGAAATACGTAAGTTTCGGAAGGGGTTTTTCGAGGTAAAGAACTGATGTAGAACGTTTTTTTCGGCGAGAGTGAGACGCAAGTTTCCTCTCGCCTTTTCATTTGTTTCGGCGCTTGAATACTTCACGTTCGACAAAACAATTCCGTCTAATGACCCGCCACTTTTTTTCGGGTCGTACCAACTTACCCCGCTTTTCTCTCTGATATTCGTGTGATTCCGCGTGCCGCCGCTAGTGAAGTGGCACCTCTCCCGTTTGATAAAAAAGGAACTCCTACGGTCTAGGTGCTTACGTTGCTGAGCATCCGAGTCCTGCCAAGCGTGAAGGTGCGCTGCCCCGTGCGCAATAGAAGCGCGGTGGCAACACCGAATCTGGTACCGCCGCACGTTCCTGCAGGTGGGTCTCGCAGTTTCGTCGACAGCAAACAGAAAAAAAATTACTTGTTGGTGTTTGCGGGTCGCTGTGAACTCCCGTTCCTCACCATAGGAGAAGCCCGTTTCAATGGCCTTCGCTTCAAGACATTGCTTAACTCAATGTTAAAAATTTACACATTGCGTATCTATAGACAAGTTGTTGATTGTTAAGGAAAATTTATGGTCTACAAGCGTCGCCGGAGCTGGATTCGAGCAGGTGTTTTCACATCACGAGGGCAAACACATGGACGTGACGAGGATGGGCGAAAGGCCTATACAACGCTTTGAAGTGAAGCGCCTAACCCTCACCGGGGCAAATGCTGGTGAGCGATTTGTGTTGGTCATTGACGCAGATACCAGATGGCCAATTGCGCTAGTCAACGAGTACCTCATGATTGTGCTGCGTCTCATCGTCGCGTCTTCCACCCTTTATCGTGCTGCCACCGCGCTAGCGCTTTTCCTTTCGTGGGGTGCTACGAATGGCGTAGACGTCGCGGCGCGCCTGCTGTCGGGCGAAACGTTCACGAAAAACGAACTTAATACCTCGCTGAGGACTTTTCTACGTAAGCCACGCCGCCGTGCGGGCGACAATAAAACACAGAACATCGTTACATCAAATGACGAGTTTCGAAAGCGCGTTTGGGCCATACGCAAGTTCTGTGGACAGGTGATGGATGACGTCATGTCCCGTGCACCGGAAAGACGTCTTCGTGCGCTCAATATCCGCAAAGAATTATTGAATAGGATGCTGACAGAACTTCTTCCTAGGAAGAATGCCCCCGCAAAGCGGATTGCATTAACTGATAAACAGGTTGCGGAATTAATAAGACTCACAGCGCCCGAGTGCCATGAAAACGCTTGGGTGAGACCCGCTGTAAGGGTGAGAAATCAAGTGATTGTCCTTCTGTTTTTGCTTTGTGGCCTTCGACGCGGTGAGCTGCTCAAACTGCAAGTCAATGACATCAGGCTCGAGAAACTCCAGATTGCCGTTTGCCGACGCCCAGACGACGCGTTGGACCCAAGAATAATTGAACCGAACGTGAAAACTGCCGCCCGCCTACTTCCTATTCCGCCAGCGCTGGCTTCAATTCTTGAGTCATATATCCTTGACCACCGGCGACAGATTCGTAACGCAACGCGTGGCCCCTACCTCGTAGTGAGCTCAAAGGATGGCCAGCCTTTAACTGTTTCAGCCACAAACAAAGTGATTGTGGATATTCGGGACAGTTGGCCGACGCTATTTCCCGGTTTAAAGCCTCACATTCTGCGGCACACGTTTTTCGAGAATGTAAAACGCGTCATGGCAGAAAGTCAGACCGTGCCGGCCTCGAAAGTTAAAACGGGCAATTATCTGATGGGATGGGCCGGAGACAATAGTAGTACTTACGAACAGGGAGCGATTGCTAAACAGGCATTTGATGTCGCAAAGGAATATCAACAGCAGCTATTTGGCGAGTCCTAAATGAAAACTCTTTTACTTAATGAGTTATTGGCATCGTTTGAATACGACGATGAGACCTATGGCATTCCAACTGAGGTCATCGATTCACAAGGTCAACCAGTCGACACAAGCTCCGATTTGTGGCGTCTGAATGGCGGGGTCAAACGCCTAATCATCGATTGGGATTCGTTTGCTTGTCCTAGCATTTCGTTGGAATACGTTCTCAAACTGTACGTCATTGACCGTATTGAAAAGTGTTCCTCGGCCGAGGCTTACAACTTGTTCCGGCAGTTCTGCAATTCGTTGCCAAAGACTGCAGCTTGGGAACAAATGAGGAAACTCAGAATACACGGCACGTTCCGCGTGTTGCTAAAAAATATGGTCTCGGAAATCTTGACGCAGCTTAGACATAGCGAGTTTCTTTGGAAGTTTGCTCGCATCAGGGCGTGGTATCTCTGGGTGGTCGATGAGTTTTCGTCTCTTATCGCATCAGAATTTTTTCTAGATGAAATCCAGAACATTAGGATACCCGGAAATCTGAAAGGACATGCCGTCTCCACTAATGACCCTGACGAAGGGCCGCTGTCGCCTGAGGAGGTACAACTTGTCCAACGGGCGCTTCACGACGACAGCTGCTGGGGTTTTGAGTCCGTCCAACAAAGAGCAGCGGTCGCTCTATGCCTTGCCTACGGAAGGAACGCATCGAACTATGCGCTCCTCAGGGAGTGTGACGTCGTCCAGACGAATCCAGGGGTGCCCCTGAACCGGCGTGTCTTTATTCTTAATATGCCTCGCATCAAAAAAAGAGACCAAGACTATCCAAGGCAAGATTTTATCCAAGAGTACTGCGACGATGGACTATTGCTGATGATTGAGTTCTTGATAGGCGCAAGTCGTCATATTGACACCGGGCATTTGCCGAGACCGCTATTTTCGAGGCAGAAGCCGTTTGAATGGGACATCGGAACTCCGAATGAGCCGTTTGCGTGGCATATGCACCCAACGGATTTCACAAAACTCGTAAGAAACTTCGCTAAGCGGCTTGGGCTAGTGTCCCCCCGGACAGGTCGAAGCCTACGGTTGACGCCGCGCAGGCTGAGATACACGTATGCAGTCGCGATGGTCCGCATGGGCGTAAGCAAAGAGGTTCTCATGTTGAAGCTCGACCACAGCGATACGCAGAATTTGCAAGTCTATTTGGATTTGAGGGATGAGCAACTTGCTCTACTCGATGCGGCAGGCGGGCAGCGCTTCAATGAAATTTTCGGATATTTTAAGGGAACGGTTGTGGCAGGGCCTGATGATGCACTCAATGGGCACGACCCTGCAAGGCGCGTAATATTTTTAAGACGCGAAAGCCCGGAGGATGCGGTTGACCTCGGTGCTTGCGGCCAACATTCGCGTTGCTTTCAACATCCCCCATTTTCGTGTTACGGCTGTCCCAAATTCCAGCCGTTCGTCGAGGCACAACACGGCAAGGTTCTCAACTACGCGGAGAACGAACGGTCAAGATATCTCAAGGCGGGAAATGAGAACCTTGCCGAGCAAATGAACGTTCTCATAGCCGGGGTAAGAGAAGCCATAGCGAAGGTAAAAGTCTGGAAGGAGAAAAAGGCAAATGGCGGAGGATAAACCAATAAAAACGCTTATTCCGTTGGCCCGAAGGGAGTGCGAGGCGCGACAACAAGCGCTCATTGCGGAAGCGAAATCGCTCGCGCCATTCGGCCCCGTCGATTGGGACTGCTCTTGTTGGGACGTTACTGCGGCCTATGCCAAGCGCAACAGCACCTCGAAGGGGCGGCCAACGACTCGCCTTCACTTCACGCAGCATCGCGCGGAGAGCAAGAAAAAGGGTGTGGGAGAGCCATTTACGTCGTCGTTCTCCAACCTCGTGAAAGCC includes:
- the ltrA gene encoding group II intron reverse transcriptase/maturase — encoded protein: MKVSGRKAGSALSHAPDDWYAVDWRRVERNVRGMQIRIAKATREGKWRRVKALQRMLTRTLSAKLHAVRRVTQNQGARTAGVDRELWDSPESRRLAVDRLKRHGYRPLPLRRVFIPKANGKERPLGIPTMHDRAMQALYLLALEPVAESTSDPNSYGFRSHRSTADAMSQIFVSMSQKGSARWVLEADIKGCFDHINHDWLERNVPMDTAILRKWLKAGLVYQGQLQATTAGTPQGGIISPTLANVTLNGLERELIEHLGAKFGIAKTKKLKIHVVRYADDFVITGDSQEVLVDEVRPWIEAFLAVRGLQLSEEKTRITHIDHGFDFLGWNFRKYSGKLLIKPSKKNAQAFYRKVADTISGNKTVKQADLIRLLNPMLRGWAQYHSPVVAKQAYSRMEHLVFQRLWRWSKRRHPQKSADWVRKKYFHSVGDRHWVFAVPVVKRDGSKGLLELYQISGTVIKRHLKIKGDFHPFDPKWEQYGEKLRQDRMWELMRYRKQWATLYMSQGGLCAHCGTALTDETGWHDHHLEYRMHGGKDTLSNRVLLHPHCHQQVHAGKIAVTKPVLS
- a CDS encoding MFS transporter, which codes for MSNPSVTSTRLSAPELRATVSLAAIFALRMLGLFMIMPVFSIYAKTIPGGDNVLLVGIALGAYGVTQSLLYIFYGWVSDKLGRKPVIAFGLIVFAIGSFVAAVGHSMTWIIVGRVIQGMGAVSSAVIAFIADLTTEENRTKAMAMVGASIGVSFAVAIVGAPIVFQWVGMSGLFTLIGFLSILAVGVVIWVVPDAPKPPVHVKAPFAEVLHNVELLRLNFGVLVLHATQTALFLVVPRILEAGGLPVAAHWKVYLPVMGLAFVLMVPAIIAAEKRGKMKAVMLGAILLILIGQLLLGAAPHTLWSVAAILFIYFLGFNVLEASQPSLVSKLAPGTRKGAAAGVYNTTQSIGLAIGGVIGGWLLKVDGQSAVFFACSGLVLAWLIVATNMKPPPQKIRRTA
- a CDS encoding single-stranded DNA-binding protein, with the protein product MASVNKVILVGNLGADPETRYLPSGDAVANVRLATTDRYKDKASGEMKEATEWHRVTFFGRLAEIVNEYLKKGSSIYVEGRIRTRKYTDQAGVEKYATEIVAEQMQMLGGRGGAGGGGGGDEGGYSSRAPAERSGGGASRGGAPSGGRPAAGGGAGGASRPSAPAGGGFDEMDDDIPF
- a CDS encoding tyrosine-type recombinase/integrase, yielding MDVTRMGERPIQRFEVKRLTLTGANAGERFVLVIDADTRWPIALVNEYLMIVLRLIVASSTLYRAATALALFLSWGATNGVDVAARLLSGETFTKNELNTSLRTFLRKPRRRAGDNKTQNIVTSNDEFRKRVWAIRKFCGQVMDDVMSRAPERRLRALNIRKELLNRMLTELLPRKNAPAKRIALTDKQVAELIRLTAPECHENAWVRPAVRVRNQVIVLLFLLCGLRRGELLKLQVNDIRLEKLQIAVCRRPDDALDPRIIEPNVKTAARLLPIPPALASILESYILDHRRQIRNATRGPYLVVSSKDGQPLTVSATNKVIVDIRDSWPTLFPGLKPHILRHTFFENVKRVMAESQTVPASKVKTGNYLMGWAGDNSSTYEQGAIAKQAFDVAKEYQQQLFGES
- a CDS encoding tyrosine-type recombinase/integrase encodes the protein MKTLLLNELLASFEYDDETYGIPTEVIDSQGQPVDTSSDLWRLNGGVKRLIIDWDSFACPSISLEYVLKLYVIDRIEKCSSAEAYNLFRQFCNSLPKTAAWEQMRKLRIHGTFRVLLKNMVSEILTQLRHSEFLWKFARIRAWYLWVVDEFSSLIASEFFLDEIQNIRIPGNLKGHAVSTNDPDEGPLSPEEVQLVQRALHDDSCWGFESVQQRAAVALCLAYGRNASNYALLRECDVVQTNPGVPLNRRVFILNMPRIKKRDQDYPRQDFIQEYCDDGLLLMIEFLIGASRHIDTGHLPRPLFSRQKPFEWDIGTPNEPFAWHMHPTDFTKLVRNFAKRLGLVSPRTGRSLRLTPRRLRYTYAVAMVRMGVSKEVLMLKLDHSDTQNLQVYLDLRDEQLALLDAAGGQRFNEIFGYFKGTVVAGPDDALNGHDPARRVIFLRRESPEDAVDLGACGQHSRCFQHPPFSCYGCPKFQPFVEAQHGKVLNYAENERSRYLKAGNENLAEQMNVLIAGVREAIAKVKVWKEKKANGGG